Proteins from one Impatiens glandulifera chromosome 2, dImpGla2.1, whole genome shotgun sequence genomic window:
- the LOC124927739 gene encoding haloacid dehalogenase-like hydrolase domain-containing protein At4g39970: MAASSSTMLLLPPPHPSFLSRNSLPSLHAYPISLLKTTTAPYRLHLSSRRHLSSISAALKALVFDCDGVILDSEQFHRQAYNDAFSHFNVRSPSSSSQPLNWSLEFYDKFQNLVGGGKPKMRWYFNEHGWPSSTIYDSPPEDSSDREKLVDILQDWKTERYKAIIKSGTVEPRPGILRLMNEAKAAGKLLAVCSAGTKSSVILCLENIIGLERFTNLDCFLAGDDVKEKKPNSSIYITASKKLGVSAKECLVIEDSVIGLQAATGAGMPCIITHTSSTANQDFKEAVGVYSDLGNVRLEDLELLLENVVATT; encoded by the exons ATGGCGGCATCGTCTTCTACGATGCTTCTTCTCCCTCCTCCACATCCTTCTTTCCTCTCTCGCAATTCTCTACCTTCTCTCCACGCTTACCCTATTTCTCTGCTCAAAACAACCACCGCTCCATATAGACTCCACTTATCTTCACGACGCCATCTATCTTCAATCTCCGCTGCACTAAAGGCACTTGTATTTGATTGCGACGGCGTCATATTAGATTCGGAGCAATTTCATCGTCAGGCTTACAACGATGCATTCTCTCATTTCAACGTTCGatctccttcttcttcctcacAACCTCTCAATTGGAGTCTCGAGTTCTACGACAAGTTCCAGAATCTAGTCGGTGGTGGAAAACCTAAAATGCGATG GTATTTTAATGAGCACGGTTGGCCATCTTCAACAATATATGATTCACCTCCTGAGGACAGTTCTGATCGTGAAAAATTGGTTGATATTCTACAG GATTGGAAAACTGAAAGGTACAAGGCAATTATTAAATCAGGAACT GTGGAACCTAGACCAGGAATCTTGAGATTAATGAATGAGGCTAAAGCTGCT GGGAAATTATTGGCTGTTTGCTCTGCTGGAACTAAAAGTTCGGTCATACTATGTCTTGAAAACATTATTGGATTA GAAAGATTCACGAATCTTGATTGCTTCCTTGCAG GCGATGATGTGAAAGAAAAGAAGCCCAATTCATCCATTTACATTACAGCTTCTAAG AAACTAGGCGTCTCAGCTAAAGAATGTCTGGTGATTGAAGATTCAGTTATTGGACTACAG GCAGCAACAGGAGCAGGAATGCCATGTATTATAACACACACATCTTCAACAGCTAACCAG GATTTTAAAGAAGCAGTTGGCGTCTATTCAGACTTGGGCAATGTTAG GTTAGAGGATTTGGAGTTGTTGCTCGAGAATGTTGTGGCAACCACCTAA
- the LOC124927438 gene encoding uncharacterized protein LOC124927438, translating to MELPERVANLVRRAASSNVVLNSALIGVFAVLTARSYIQQKDIAVLEAQKQSLVISNKAMKKTIWDWKQQLFSEAEASSDKSLIPLSRLKAIYGEAPAAIQSSDGVEDSPASKVLI from the exons atggagcTGCCGGAAAGAGTGGCGAACTTGGTGAGACGAGCCGCAAGTAGCAACGTCGTTCTAAACTCAGCTCTGATCGGAGTATTCGCCGTTCTAACAGCAAGATCATATATTCAGCAGAAGGATATCGCAGTACTCGAAGCCCAGAAGCAATCGCTTGTAATCTCCAACAAGgcgatgaagaaaacaatctgGGATTGGAAGCAACAGCTTTTCTCCGAAGCCGAAGCTTCCTCTGATAAGTCCCTTATCCCTCTTTCCCGCCTCAAAGCTATCTATGGAGAAGCACCCGCAGCCATTCAATCCTCTG ATGGAGTTGAAGACTCTCCAGCATCCAAAGTTCTAATATGA
- the LOC124926296 gene encoding probable diphthine methyl ester synthase, whose translation MLYIIGLGLGDEKDITLRGLEAVKSCEKVYMEAYTSLLSFGLSSDGISTLEKLYGRPIILADRETVEEKADDILSDARRSNVAFLVVGDPFGATTHTDLVVRAKKLGVDVKIVYNASVMNAVGVCGLQLYRYGETVSIPFFTETWRPDSFYDKIKRNRDLGLHTLCLLDIRVKEPTLESLCRGKKQYEPPRYMTIKIAIEQLLEVEQTRGLSVYNEDTKCVGFARLGSEDQTVIAGTMKQLLTSEFGLPLHCLVIVGETHPVEEEMLISYTIGEDAK comes from the exons ATGTTGTATATTATAGGTTTAGGGTTGGGTGACGAGAAAGACATTACTTTGAGAGGGCTTGAAGCAGTGAAAAGTTGCGAGAAAGTATATATGGAAGCCTATAcctctcttctttcttttggCCTTTCCTCCGATGGAATTTCAACTCTT GAAAAGCTATATGGAAGGCCAATTATACTTGCAGATAGAGAGACTGTTGAAGAAAAGGCAGATGATATATTATCAGATGCTCGTCGATCTAATGTTGCTTTCCTTGTTGTTGGAGATCCTTTTGG aGCCACAACGCACACTGATCTTGTTGTTCGGGCAAAGAAGTTGGGAGTGGATGTTAAGATAGTGTACAATGCATCTGTGATGAATGCAGTTGGTGTTTGTGGTCTACAACTCTATCGCTATGGGGAGACTGTTTCTATTCCATTCTTTACCGAAACTTGGAGGCCTGACAGTTTCTAtgataagataaaaagaaaTCGAGACCTTGGTTTGCACACTTTATGTTTATTAG ATATACGTGTGAAGGAACCTACACTGGAATCCTTGTGCAG AGGGAAGAAACAATATGAGCCGCCAAGGTATATGACAATAAAGATTGCAATTGAGCAACTATTAGAGGTTGAACAAACACGAGGGCTATCTG TGTACAATGAAGATACAAAATGTGTTGGTTTTGCACGACTGGGAAGTGAGGACCAAACCGTAATTGCAGGGACAATGAAGCAATTGCTAACATCAGAATTTGGGCTGCCTTTGCATTGTCTGGTTATAGTTGGTGAAACTCatccagttgaagaagaaatgTTGATTTCATATACCATTGGAGAAGATGCAAAGTAA
- the LOC124926626 gene encoding 2-oxoisovalerate dehydrogenase subunit alpha 2, mitochondrial-like — MTFFHVAVRRHFPALLLRQTSRIFIPRRWNSGGAQADPSCKYEESFTQGIMEFPGGKVAFTPEMRFIAEYPDERIPCFRVLDDNGFPHRGFHDLVSKEEAIKMYKNMVTLQTMDAIFFEAQRQGRLSFYLTSSGEEAINIGSAAAMSSEDVVLPQYREQGILLWRGFTLREFANQCFGNKEDYGKGRQMPIHYGSKKLNYFTVSSPIATQLPQAVGVAYSLKMDGKDACVVTYFGDGASSEGDCHASLNFAAVLEAPVVFICRNNGWAISTPIEQQFRSDGIVVRGQAYGILSIRVDGNDALAVYAAVSSAREMAIKEQKPILVEVMSYRVGHHSTSDDSTKYRPVNEIEHWKIAGSPIARFRKWVERSGWWSDDEESKHRNSIRKEVLQAIQEAEKIEKPTISNLFADVYDLPPKNLQDQERFVRKDVMKHPQDYPNDVPL, encoded by the exons ATGACATTCTTCCACGTGGCTGTCCGGAGACACTTTCCGGCCCTACTTCTCCGGCAAACTTCTCGAATATTTATCCCTCGCCGGTGGAATTCCGGCGGAGCCCAAGCTGATCCATCATGCAAGTATGAAGAAAGCTTCACTCAG GGAATAATGGAGTTTCCAGGTGGAAAAGTTGCATTTACACCGGAGATGAGATTCATTGCAGAATACCCAGATGAGAGAATTCCTTGTTTTCGAGTTCTTGATGATAATGGATTCCCACATCGAGGGTTTCATGATCTG GTGagcaaagaagaagcaataaagATGTACAAGAACATGGTGACACTACAAACAATGGACGCCATTTTCTTCGAAGCTCAAAGGCAAGGAAGACTAAGTTTCTACCTCACCTCGAGTGGCGAAGAAGCCATCAATATAGGGTCGGCTGCCGCCATGTCATCAGAAGACGTCGTTCTACCTCAA TATCGAGAACAAGGAATTCTACTATGGCGTGGTTTCACACTTCGAGAATTTGCAAACCAATGTTTTGGAAATAAAGAGGATTATGGGAAGGGAAGGCAAATGCCAATTCATTATGGGTCTAAGAAGCTCAATTACTTCACGGTTTCTTCTCCTATAGC CACTCAACTTCCTCAAGCTGTCGGAGTCGCTTATTCTCTCAAGATGGACGGTAAGGATGCTTGTGTCGTAACATATTTTGGCGACGGAGCTAGTAGTGAG GGAGATTGCCATGCTAGTTTAAATTTTGCAGCCGTCTTGGAAGCTCCCGTAGTGTTCATTTGTCGTAACAATGGTTGGGCGATAAGCACACCCATAGAACAACAATTTAGAA GTGATGGAATCGTGGTAAGAGGGCAAGCGTATGGAATTCTTAGCATTCGAGTGGATGGAAACGATGCATTGGCTGTCTATGCTGCAGTTTCATCGGCTCGAGAAATGGCTATTAAAGAGCAAAAGCCCATTCTAGTTGAG GTTATGTCATATCGAGTTGGACATCATTCGACGTCAGATGATTCTACAAAGTATAGGCCGGTGAACGAAATTGAGCATTGGAAAATAGCCGGAAGTCCTATTGCTAGGTTTAGGAAATGGGTCGAGAGAAGCGGATGGTGGAGCGACGACGAGGAGTCCAAACATCGCAATAGCATTAGGAAAGAG GTGTTGCAAGCGATTCAAGAGGCAGAGAAGATAGAGAAGCCGACCATATCGAATCTCTTTGCGGATGTATATGACTTACCCCCGAAGAATCTTCAAGATCAAGAGAGATTTGTAAGAAAGGATGTAATGAAGCACCCTCAAGATTATCCTAATGATGTTCCTTTATAG
- the LOC124925917 gene encoding serine/threonine-protein kinase STN8, chloroplastic, which produces MASLPSPSAAILRQLRTPQHHSRLFLSSQAHICSFFTSRPKKKTPRLRCNSISETLSDNLLDTALHSEQSLSILSSFRSVYAQFWEFPEMERWVIVIFGGLAWIYLTARPGVLIGAIDAYLLAPLQMGIDSLTGKRNLKRTDFLVGSRLGEGSFGVVYSGVIVPKNVNLDETVMRKGSKNVIEMDSRLKQKVILKQVKLGVKGAKECGEFEEWFNYRLSRAAPETCAEFLGSFVADKTNTQFTKGGKWLVWKFEGDRDLGEYLTDRGFPLNLESAMFGRVLQGVDSVQRNALIIKQIMRQVVTSLKKIHENGIVHRDIKPANLVVTRKGQIKLIDFGAATDLRIGKNYVPNRGLLDPDYCPPELYVLPEETPIPPPEPIAALLSPVLWQLNSPDLFDMYSAGIVLLQMAVPSLRSTAGLKNFNTELKSAGYNLNQWRERTRSRPDLSILDLDSGRGWDLATKLVSERGSFLQKGRLSAAATLRHPYFLLGGDQAAAVLSKLTLTK; this is translated from the exons ATGGCTTCTTTGCCATCTCCATCTGCAGCGATTCTTCGACAACTGAGGACACCCCAACACCATTCTCGCTTATTCCTCTCAAGCCAGGCTCATATCTGTTCATTCTTCACCAGCCGCCCCAAGAAGAAGACTCCAAGGTTAAGGTGCAATTCAATTTCAGAAACCCTGTCGGATAATTTGTTAGATACAGCTCTTCATTCAGAGCAATCGTTGtctattttatcttcttttcgATCTGTTTATGCGCAATTCTGGGAATTTCCAGAGATGGAGAGGTGGGTGATTGTTATTTTTGGTGGGTTAGCTTGGATATACTTGACTGCTAGGCCTGGTGTTCTGATTGGCGCCATTGATGCTTATCTTCTTGCTCCTCTGCAAATGGGTATTGATAGTTTGACGGGGAAGAGGAACTTGAAGAGAACTGATTTTTTAGTTGGAAGTAGATTGGGAGAAGGGTCTTTTGGAGTTGTGTATTCTGGTGTAATTGTTCCTAAGAATGTCAATTTGGATGAGACAGTGATGAGAAAAGGGTCAAAGAATGTGATTGAGATGGATAGTAGATTAAAGCAAAAAGTCATCCTCAAACAA GTGAAGCTTGGAGTTAAAGGTGCTAAAGAATGCGGCGAATTTGAAGAATGGTTCAACTACAGATTGTCGAGAGCAGCACCCGAAACATGCGCCGAGTTCCTTGGAAGTTTTGTGGCCGACAAAACCAACACCCAATTCACCAAGGGCGGAAAATGGCTCGTTTGGAAATTTGAG GGAGATAGAGACCTTGGTGAGTACTTGACAGATCGTGGGTTCCCATTAAACTTGGAGTCAGCAATGTTTGGTCGTGTTCTCCAAGGAGTCGATTCTGTTCAACGAAACGCGTtgattataaaacaaattatgcGTCAAGTTGTTACTTCATTGAAGAAGATTCATGAAAATGGAATAGTTCATAGAGATATAAAACCAGCAAATTTGGTTGTTACTAGAAAAGGACAAATCAAACTGATAGACTTCGGAGCTGCTACTGATCTTCGGATTGGGAAGAACTATGTACCTAACCGTGGCTTGTTAGACCCTGATTATTGTCCCCCCGAACTTTATGTACTTCCCGAGGAAACACCAATTCCACCACCCGAGCCAATTGCTGCACTTCTTTCGCCCGTTCTATGGCAG CTAAACAGCCCAGATTTATTTGACATGTATTCAGCTGGGATTGTGCTCTTACAAATGGCAGTACCATCACTAAGATCAACTGCAGGCCTGAAGAATTTCAACACAGAACTGAAGTCAGCCGGATACAACCTAAACCAATGGAGAGAAAGAACACGGTCAAGGCCCGATCTTAGTATTCTGGACCTTGATTCGGGTAGAGGGTGGGATTTAGCTACGAAACTAGTCTCCGAAAGAGGCAGTTTCTTACAAAAGGGACGATTATCTGCTGCAGCAACTCTAAGGCATCCATATTTCTTGTTGGGTGGAGATCAAGCTGCTGCAGTTCTCTCCAAGCTTACTTTAACCAAGTAA
- the LOC124926857 gene encoding uncharacterized protein LOC124926857, whose amino-acid sequence MLITSRNLSTNPIIRASGFFTTNPLLSPIKIPKLTLSIPFNTPQQSKLLKISSPSLTTNSIALHRPIKSIQSDRRAVEVQNGEISFDGFLSFVEFFCLASSMVISVGYAMNFFVSTSQKPIIAWLGNRVFVLQSVLLVVAVTIGSIFRRRQWLRIYSGSSKYGSSDVNLERIEKLEEDVKSSVMIVRTLARQLEKLGIRFRLTRKGLKDPISETAALARKNSEATRSLALQGDILEKELSEIQMILLAMQEQQQKQLNLILAISKTQHQM is encoded by the exons ATGTTGATCACATCTAGAAACCTCTCAACAAATCCAATCATCCGCGCCTCTGGTTTCTTCACCACCAATCCCTTACTCTCCCCTATCAAAATCCCAAAACTCACTCTCTCAATCCCCTTCAACACTCCCCAACAATCCAAACTTCTAAAGATCAGTTCTCCATCACTCACAACCAATTCCATCGCCCTTCATCGTCCTATCAAGTCTATTCAATCAGACAGGAGAGCAGTAGAAGTACAAAACGGCGAAATCAGCTTCGATGGATTCCTCTCCTTCGTCGAATTCTTCTGTCTTGCTTCATCAATGGTAATTTCAGTCGGTTACGCCATGAATTTCTTCGTTTCAACTTCACAGAAACCGATTATTGCTTGGTTGGGAAATAGGGTATTTGTCCTGCAGTCTGTACTGTTAGTGGTGGCTGTCACAATTGGTTCAATATTTAGGAGACGACAATGGCTGAGAATATATTCAGGTTCATCGAAATATGGATCTTCAGATGTTAATTTGGAGAGGATTGAGAAATTGGAAGAAGATGTAAAGAGTTCAGTTATGATTGTTAGAACTTTGGCAAGACAACTTGAGAAGTTAGGGATTCGGTTTAGATTAACAAGGAAGGGTTTGAAAGATCCCATTTCAGAG ACTGCAGCTTTGGCCCGAAAGAATTCGGAAGCTACGCGATCTTTAGCATTACAAGGAGATATTTTGGAAAAGGAACtttctgaaattcaaatgaTCTTGTTAGCTATGCAAGAACAACAACAGAAACAACTTAATCTGATCCTTGCTATTTCGAAGACACAGCACCAAATGTGA